The following proteins come from a genomic window of Flavobacterium eburneipallidum:
- a CDS encoding bifunctional folylpolyglutamate synthase/dihydrofolate synthase has product MNYQEITNWMFNQLPMYQLQGASAYKKDLTNAHLLANHLGNPEQKLQCIHVAGTNGKGSTSHMLASILQEAGYKVGLYTSPHLRDYRERIKINGIEISEEFVCDFINTYKVFFEANDMSFFEMTVGLAFDYFAKEKVDIAIIEVGMGGRLDATNIIRPLVSVITNIALDHTQFLGNTLEAIAFEKAGIIKPEIPVVIGEYTTETKPVFETRAKENNSEIYFSSELISQTYPSDLIGDYQEHNKKTVIQTLAVINEQKQFQITEANIKSGLLHVIKNTGLEGRWQQLGESPKIICDTAHNKNGLEIVMKQIQKEKFDTLHIVLGVVNDKDLAEILPLFPKNAIYYFCKPNIPRGLDAKMLQQKASQFELKGKVFDSVSDSYHQALQNASKSDFIYLGGSTFVVAEIL; this is encoded by the coding sequence ATGAACTATCAAGAAATTACCAACTGGATGTTTAATCAGCTCCCCATGTACCAACTTCAGGGTGCTTCGGCTTATAAAAAAGATTTAACCAATGCGCATTTACTCGCCAATCATTTGGGCAATCCAGAGCAAAAATTGCAATGTATTCACGTGGCTGGAACCAACGGAAAAGGTTCTACTTCGCACATGCTGGCATCGATACTTCAGGAAGCGGGTTATAAAGTTGGTTTATACACTTCGCCTCATTTACGAGATTACAGAGAGCGCATCAAGATTAACGGTATCGAAATTTCGGAAGAATTTGTCTGTGATTTTATCAATACCTATAAAGTTTTTTTTGAAGCCAACGATATGAGTTTCTTCGAAATGACCGTTGGTTTGGCTTTTGATTATTTTGCCAAAGAAAAAGTAGATATTGCCATTATCGAAGTGGGAATGGGCGGACGATTAGACGCTACTAATATTATAAGACCGCTAGTTTCAGTAATTACGAATATTGCATTAGATCATACTCAATTTCTAGGAAATACGCTAGAAGCAATTGCTTTTGAAAAAGCAGGTATCATCAAACCTGAAATTCCAGTTGTTATTGGCGAATATACTACTGAAACAAAACCTGTTTTCGAAACGAGAGCCAAGGAAAATAATTCTGAAATTTATTTTTCATCAGAATTAATTTCACAAACCTATCCATCGGATTTAATTGGCGATTATCAGGAACACAATAAGAAAACAGTTATTCAAACCTTAGCTGTTATCAATGAACAAAAGCAATTTCAAATTACCGAAGCTAATATCAAATCTGGTTTGTTGCATGTCATAAAAAATACTGGATTAGAAGGCAGATGGCAACAATTAGGTGAATCTCCAAAAATTATTTGCGACACAGCCCATAACAAAAATGGATTGGAAATCGTGATGAAGCAAATCCAAAAAGAAAAATTTGATACTCTACATATTGTTTTAGGTGTTGTAAACGACAAAGATTTAGCTGAAATTTTGCCTTTGTTTCCTAAAAATGCCATTTATTATTTCTGTAAACCCAATATTCCTCGTGGACTAGATGCTAAAATGCTACAACAAAAAGCATCCCAATTTGAATTAAAAGGTAAAGTATTTGATTCTGTTTCAGATTCTTATCATCAGGCATTGCAAAATGCTTCCAAATCAGATTTCATTTATCTTGGAGGCAGTACCTTTGTTGTTGCAGAAATTTTATAA
- the nhaA gene encoding Na+/H+ antiporter NhaA, producing the protein MRTSKLFKDFFESEKAGGLILIACTIISLVIANSAFGSSYLHFWHTPFAGQAIEYWINDGLMTIFFLLIGLELEREVYQGELSNIKNALLPIFGAIGGMLIPAGLYLFFNIGTNTQSGAGIPMATDIAFALGILSLLGNKVPVSLKIFLTALAVIDDLGAILVIAIFYTKTIFWNNLLIALGVFALLLIFNRLKVRNLIPYLIGGVVMWYFMLNSGVHATITGVLLAFAIPFGNGNHFSTSYILQHFLHKPVAFVILPIFALANTAIVLSSNMGEVLAEHYSIGIALGLIIGKPLGIFALSLLVVKSGICKLPSDLNWKSIIGVGFLGGIGFTMSIFVTLLAFEDATIINNAKFIILLSSLIAGLIGFVSLKFVLKMNR; encoded by the coding sequence ATGAGAACATCAAAATTATTCAAGGATTTTTTCGAAAGTGAAAAGGCTGGCGGACTAATCTTAATAGCTTGCACCATCATTTCATTAGTAATTGCAAATTCAGCGTTTGGCTCATCTTATCTTCATTTTTGGCACACTCCTTTTGCTGGACAAGCTATCGAATATTGGATTAACGATGGATTGATGACCATTTTCTTTTTATTGATTGGTTTAGAATTAGAAAGAGAAGTGTATCAAGGCGAATTATCGAATATTAAAAATGCACTTTTGCCTATTTTCGGAGCCATTGGCGGAATGCTCATTCCTGCTGGTTTGTATTTGTTTTTTAATATTGGTACAAACACACAATCGGGAGCGGGAATTCCAATGGCAACCGACATCGCTTTTGCCTTGGGAATATTATCCTTGTTGGGTAATAAAGTTCCTGTTTCGCTGAAAATATTCTTAACTGCATTAGCCGTAATTGACGATTTGGGAGCCATTTTAGTCATTGCCATATTTTATACCAAAACCATTTTCTGGAACAATCTTTTAATAGCTTTAGGAGTTTTTGCTTTATTATTAATCTTCAACCGATTAAAAGTTAGAAACTTAATCCCTTACTTAATTGGCGGTGTGGTAATGTGGTATTTTATGTTAAATTCAGGTGTTCATGCAACTATTACTGGGGTTTTATTGGCTTTTGCGATCCCTTTTGGAAACGGAAATCATTTTTCTACTTCTTATATTTTACAACACTTTTTACACAAGCCTGTTGCTTTTGTAATCCTGCCCATTTTTGCATTGGCGAATACGGCTATTGTTTTGAGTTCGAATATGGGCGAAGTTTTAGCCGAACATTACAGCATCGGAATTGCCTTGGGACTTATCATTGGAAAACCGCTTGGGATTTTCGCCTTGAGTTTATTAGTCGTAAAATCAGGAATTTGTAAACTTCCTAGCGACTTGAATTGGAAATCCATAATTGGTGTGGGCTTTTTGGGTGGAATTGGTTTTACAATGTCAATCTTTGTAACTTTATTGGCTTTTGAAGATGCTACTATTATCAATAATGCCAAATTTATTATACTGCTTTCCTCGTTGATAGCAGGATTAATCGGATTTGTAAGTCTGAAATTTGTCTTAAAAATGAATCGATAA
- a CDS encoding ABC transporter ATP-binding protein, translating into MIEIKNIEKSFGEAKILKGVSTVFETGKTNLIIGQSGSGKTVLLKSLLGIHTPEVGTISFDGRIYSELDSDEKRELRTEIGMLFQGSALFDSMTVEENVAFPLRMFTNDNKKKIKERVDFVLDRVALVDAHKKLPSEISGGMQKRVAIARAIVNNPKYLFCDEPNSGLDPNTSTLIDNLIKEITEEYNITTIINTHDMNSVMEIGEKIIFLKNGLKEWEGNKEEIFTTDNKAVVKFVYSSNLFKKIREAYLKG; encoded by the coding sequence ATGATAGAAATTAAAAATATAGAAAAATCATTTGGTGAAGCCAAAATTCTAAAAGGAGTTTCCACCGTTTTTGAAACTGGAAAAACGAACTTGATTATTGGTCAAAGTGGTTCTGGAAAAACCGTTTTACTAAAATCATTATTAGGCATACACACTCCAGAAGTAGGAACAATTTCCTTTGACGGTAGAATTTATTCGGAACTGGATTCGGATGAAAAAAGAGAATTGCGTACCGAAATTGGAATGCTTTTTCAAGGAAGTGCCTTATTTGACTCGATGACAGTAGAAGAAAATGTTGCTTTCCCATTGCGAATGTTTACAAACGACAATAAAAAGAAAATCAAGGAACGAGTTGATTTTGTTTTAGACAGAGTTGCTCTTGTTGATGCTCACAAAAAACTACCATCTGAAATCTCGGGTGGAATGCAAAAAAGGGTTGCCATTGCTCGTGCTATAGTAAACAATCCAAAATATTTGTTTTGTGACGAACCCAATTCAGGATTAGACCCGAACACTTCCACTTTGATAGACAACCTCATCAAAGAAATTACCGAAGAATACAACATTACCACCATAATCAACACCCACGATATGAACTCGGTAATGGAAATTGGAGAGAAAATTATTTTCTTAAAAAACGGTTTAAAAGAATGGGAAGGAAATAAAGAAGAAATTTTCACAACCGACAACAAGGCCGTTGTAAAATTTGTTTACTCCTCTAATTTATTTAAAAAAATAAGAGAAGCTTATTTAAAAGGTTAA
- a CDS encoding MotA/TolQ/ExbB proton channel family protein, producing MFSLIQLQADTIANAATGAVVENIAPTTEISVLQFILKGGFFLIPIAFLLFYTFYLIIERYLYIQKASKIEPLLMRDVRDQLNSGNLEIARSIAERSNSSSGNILKEGISVIGRPIVEIESNMDRAADIEIGEMEKHLGHLGLIAGIAPTLGFVGTISGVIKIFYSISVTENISIGNISGGLYEKMISSGAGLIVGIIAYSGYHILNGRIDNFALKIQKQILEFVNIIQKA from the coding sequence ATGTTTAGTTTAATACAATTACAAGCCGACACTATCGCCAATGCTGCTACAGGAGCAGTAGTAGAAAACATCGCTCCCACTACCGAAATTTCGGTTTTACAGTTTATTTTAAAGGGAGGTTTTTTCTTGATTCCAATTGCTTTCTTATTATTTTACACTTTTTATTTGATTATAGAACGTTATTTATACATTCAAAAAGCATCTAAAATAGAACCTCTTTTGATGAGAGACGTTAGAGATCAATTGAATTCGGGCAATTTAGAAATAGCGAGATCTATTGCCGAAAGAAGTAATTCTTCATCAGGAAACATCCTAAAAGAAGGAATTTCGGTTATTGGAAGACCTATTGTTGAAATTGAATCGAATATGGATCGTGCTGCCGATATCGAAATTGGCGAAATGGAAAAACATTTAGGACACTTGGGACTTATTGCTGGTATTGCGCCAACGCTAGGATTCGTAGGAACAATTTCGGGAGTTATCAAAATTTTCTATAGTATTTCCGTAACCGAAAACATTAGTATCGGAAATATTTCTGGCGGATTGTATGAAAAAATGATTAGTAGTGGTGCGGGATTAATTGTGGGTATTATTGCTTATAGTGGCTACCATATTTTGAATGGAAGAATTGATAATTTTGCGTTGAAAATTCAAAAGCAAATATTAGAGTTTGTAAATATTATCCAAAAAGCATAA
- a CDS encoding peroxiredoxin-like family protein, translating to MKNILFTLSLLLFSIITSAQGDLPKLPTEISPLLVGERIPNLTLKSIDNIDVNLSELLTKKRTILVFYRGGWCPYCNLHLAALGQAEKELLDLGYQIIAVSPDAPKNLKITDEKEKLNYLLLSDSDGALAKAVGIAFQAPDGYKQYVSNGSNGINNSFLPVPTVFIVNTNTEIQFEHITPDFKHRISNDLLIAAAKALK from the coding sequence ATGAAAAATATTTTATTCACTTTATCATTACTACTCTTTTCGATAATCACATCAGCACAAGGTGATTTACCAAAACTACCAACTGAAATTTCTCCCTTACTCGTTGGAGAAAGAATTCCGAATCTGACATTAAAATCAATTGACAATATTGATGTAAACTTATCTGAATTACTTACTAAAAAAAGAACCATTTTAGTTTTTTATCGTGGTGGTTGGTGTCCGTATTGCAATTTACATTTGGCAGCTTTGGGTCAAGCCGAAAAAGAATTATTGGATTTAGGATATCAAATTATAGCTGTAAGTCCCGATGCACCAAAGAATTTGAAAATAACTGATGAAAAAGAAAAATTAAATTATCTGTTACTGTCTGATTCAGATGGAGCATTAGCAAAAGCCGTTGGAATTGCTTTTCAAGCACCCGATGGATACAAACAATACGTTTCAAATGGTTCAAATGGAATTAACAATTCCTTTTTACCTGTACCAACGGTTTTCATTGTAAATACTAATACTGAAATTCAATTTGAACATATCACACCCGATTTCAAACACAGAATTTCAAATGACCTTTTAATTGCGGCAGCGAAAGCATTAAAATAA
- a CDS encoding ExbD/TolR family protein, which translates to MSIKRKRRFHAEVATSSLSDIMFFLLLFFLIISTLANPNVIKMTLPKAKSNEKTNKQYISLSVTEDKKFYLDKEPVSFEELETTLMSKISSEKDQTVIVRIPFNLQVQDLVDVLQIGVKNNLKFVIATSPK; encoded by the coding sequence ATGTCTATAAAACGAAAAAGAAGATTCCACGCCGAAGTCGCCACGTCTTCATTGAGTGATATTATGTTTTTCTTGTTGTTGTTTTTCTTGATTATATCTACTTTGGCCAATCCAAATGTGATTAAAATGACTTTGCCAAAAGCCAAATCCAACGAAAAAACCAACAAACAATACATTAGTTTGTCCGTTACTGAAGACAAGAAATTCTATCTCGACAAAGAACCTGTTTCCTTCGAAGAACTAGAAACGACATTAATGTCAAAAATCAGTTCCGAGAAAGACCAAACCGTTATTGTTCGAATTCCGTTCAACCTGCAAGTACAGGATTTGGTAGATGTGTTGCAAATAGGAGTAAAAAATAATTTGAAATTTGTGATTGCAACCAGCCCGAAATAA
- a CDS encoding YHS domain-containing (seleno)protein, producing the protein MQGYDPVAYFKQNKAMKGKKELTTVYQGVEYHFSSVANKELFLKTPTVFEPQFGGWCAYAMGDSGEKVDINPETFKILDGKLYLFYNAYFSNTLKSWNKHEANLKKKAESNWKKIY; encoded by the coding sequence ATTCAGGGTTATGACCCTGTGGCTTATTTTAAACAAAATAAAGCCATGAAAGGAAAAAAAGAATTAACGACAGTTTATCAAGGAGTTGAATATCATTTTTCTTCGGTTGCCAATAAAGAGCTATTTCTAAAAACACCAACGGTTTTTGAACCACAATTTGGAGGTTGGTGCGCTTATGCAATGGGAGATTCGGGCGAAAAAGTGGACATTAACCCCGAAACGTTTAAAATTTTAGACGGCAAATTATACCTTTTTTACAATGCCTATTTTTCTAATACGCTCAAAAGTTGGAACAAACACGAAGCTAATTTGAAGAAAAAAGCCGAAAGTAATTGGAAAAAAATCTATTAA
- a CDS encoding Crp/Fnr family transcriptional regulator, whose amino-acid sequence MYEELKYWYLRDHKLFRTLSFGQIKQLCIITGFKKAQKGEIIYFSSSDLPRIFLLKKGNIKIVAVDEDGNETIKDIIQKGDLFGELTLETDNQSNEYAKVLSDDVAICSFLMSDFEDLLLRNPNLALTYTKFLGLRMKRIRNSYSNLISKDAKTRLFQFLKDWAEREGKKEGNTVVLENYLTQNDIAQIICTSRQTATQLLNEMEASGLLIYNRKEIIISDVTKL is encoded by the coding sequence ATGTACGAAGAATTAAAATATTGGTATTTGCGTGATCACAAATTGTTTCGAACATTGAGTTTTGGACAAATCAAGCAATTGTGTATTATCACAGGTTTTAAAAAAGCACAAAAAGGAGAAATTATTTATTTTTCTTCCTCGGATTTGCCTCGGATTTTTCTATTAAAAAAAGGAAATATCAAAATTGTGGCTGTCGATGAGGATGGAAATGAAACCATAAAAGACATTATTCAAAAAGGCGATTTGTTTGGCGAATTGACTTTGGAAACCGACAATCAAAGCAATGAGTACGCCAAAGTCCTTTCGGATGATGTAGCGATTTGTAGTTTTTTGATGTCGGATTTTGAAGATTTATTGTTGCGAAACCCCAATTTAGCCTTGACCTACACCAAGTTTTTGGGTTTGAGAATGAAACGCATAAGAAACAGTTATTCGAATTTGATTTCTAAAGATGCTAAAACCAGACTATTTCAATTTCTAAAAGATTGGGCTGAAAGAGAAGGAAAAAAAGAAGGTAATACAGTGGTTCTAGAAAACTACCTTACCCAAAACGATATTGCTCAAATTATTTGTACCTCCAGGCAAACGGCAACCCAATTACTCAACGAAATGGAAGCTAGTGGATTACTGATTTACAACCGAAAAGAAATCATTATTTCGGACGTTACAAAGTTGTAA
- a CDS encoding energy transducer TonB, translating into MSTTISSDQRKSIMITTALYGILLLILFFIRFWPPANLEELTGGGGGGGVTVNFGDSDLGSGANYKSEVLDVQNQAKQTPREATPDESIISQDNSDEETVVIPQKEKPTKPTPVLKEEPKPVVVQKPKVSKNTDDIMSNILRGSNKGGDGDDKTAGNKGKANGSLSSNGYYGTGGSGGGSGGGNGTGNGIGTGSGYGSGNGGGSGSGSGYSLGNRKAISKPAPKYTCNESGRVVVEVSVDRNGRTVSAVAGIKGSTNTASCLLEQAKIAAMNTKWDASSDAPEKQVGKIVYNFNLN; encoded by the coding sequence ATGAGTACCACCATTTCTTCAGACCAAAGAAAATCAATAATGATTACTACCGCATTATACGGAATACTGTTATTGATTCTATTTTTTATCCGATTTTGGCCTCCAGCAAACTTGGAAGAATTAACTGGCGGTGGTGGTGGCGGCGGTGTTACTGTGAATTTCGGTGACAGCGATTTGGGTTCGGGAGCCAACTATAAAAGTGAGGTTTTGGATGTTCAAAATCAAGCCAAACAAACACCCAGAGAAGCAACTCCTGACGAATCGATTATATCACAAGACAATTCCGATGAGGAAACTGTGGTGATTCCGCAAAAGGAAAAACCAACAAAACCTACTCCTGTTTTAAAAGAAGAGCCGAAACCGGTTGTGGTACAAAAACCAAAAGTTTCTAAAAATACTGATGATATTATGTCAAATATTTTAAGAGGTTCTAACAAAGGCGGTGATGGCGATGATAAAACCGCTGGAAACAAAGGAAAAGCCAACGGAAGTTTAAGCTCTAACGGATATTATGGAACAGGCGGTTCTGGTGGCGGTTCTGGTGGCGGAAACGGAACGGGCAACGGAATTGGTACAGGAAGTGGTTATGGCTCTGGAAATGGTGGCGGTTCTGGAAGCGGAAGCGGTTATTCGTTAGGCAACAGAAAAGCAATTTCTAAACCAGCTCCAAAATACACTTGTAACGAATCTGGCAGAGTAGTGGTAGAGGTTTCAGTGGACAGAAATGGAAGAACGGTTAGTGCTGTTGCAGGAATAAAAGGTTCTACCAATACCGCAAGCTGTTTATTAGAACAAGCCAAAATTGCTGCCATGAATACCAAATGGGATGCTAGTAGTGATGCTCCAGAAAAACAAGTGGGCAAGATTGTCTATAATTTCAATTTGAATTAA
- a CDS encoding DoxX family protein: MKTLTWFIRIVTAVILLQTLYFKFTAAEESVFIFSTLGIEPYGRIGSGITELIAAILILIPKTCLLGALMGMGVMTGALLSHLFFLGIEVQNDGATLFILAVITFLCCTFLVFQHRNKISDLLKLKL; this comes from the coding sequence ATGAAAACCCTAACTTGGTTTATCCGAATTGTAACCGCAGTAATTTTACTGCAAACATTGTATTTTAAATTCACGGCTGCCGAAGAAAGTGTTTTTATCTTTTCGACTTTAGGAATAGAACCTTATGGCAGGATTGGCTCCGGAATCACAGAATTAATTGCTGCTATTTTAATTTTAATACCAAAAACTTGCCTCCTTGGTGCGTTAATGGGAATGGGAGTAATGACAGGGGCTTTGCTTTCGCATCTGTTTTTTTTAGGAATTGAAGTGCAAAATGATGGTGCAACGCTATTTATTTTGGCAGTAATTACTTTTCTTTGTTGTACATTTTTGGTTTTTCAACATAGAAATAAAATCTCGGATTTATTAAAATTAAAATTGTAA
- a CDS encoding anhydro-N-acetylmuramic acid kinase, whose protein sequence is MEKTQYNVIGVMSGTSLDGVDLAHVKFQLIDNKWTFEIFETETIGYSQNWIDQLKSAVDFSKNQLEKLNQEYTILLANIISIFIEKHTIENLDAVCSHGHTILHQPQNGFTLQIGNLPEIATLIHQTVICDFRVQDVQLGGQGAPLVPIGDRILFSEYDYCINLGGFSNVSFEENDKRIAFDISPVNTVLNYYANQLGLNYDDKGKISRTGKINFDLLNELNALDFYQQTFPKSLGFEFVKGIVLPLIESYKISIEDKLRTFTEHLSLQTALALPKKNGRMLATGGGAYNDFLIERIQSHLSEMEIIIPYPKILEFKEALIFALLGVLKLRNEINVLSSVTGAKMDHSSGIIYSETK, encoded by the coding sequence ATGGAAAAAACACAGTATAATGTTATTGGAGTCATGTCTGGAACCTCGCTCGACGGCGTTGATTTAGCACACGTAAAATTCCAATTAATTGATAATAAATGGACTTTTGAAATTTTTGAAACTGAAACCATTGGCTACAGCCAAAATTGGATCGACCAATTAAAATCGGCAGTAGATTTTTCGAAAAATCAGCTCGAAAAATTAAATCAGGAATATACCATACTTCTAGCAAATATCATTTCGATTTTTATCGAAAAGCATACAATTGAAAATCTCGACGCTGTTTGTTCTCACGGACACACGATTTTGCACCAACCCCAAAATGGATTTACATTGCAAATTGGGAATTTACCCGAAATTGCTACTTTAATTCATCAAACGGTGATTTGCGATTTCAGAGTTCAAGATGTACAATTGGGTGGTCAAGGCGCACCTTTAGTTCCAATTGGAGACCGAATTTTATTTTCAGAATATGATTATTGCATCAATTTGGGCGGATTTTCGAATGTTTCTTTCGAAGAAAATGACAAACGAATTGCTTTTGATATTTCTCCAGTAAATACCGTTTTAAACTATTATGCCAATCAACTAGGGTTGAATTATGATGACAAAGGCAAAATTTCTCGAACAGGAAAAATCAATTTTGATTTATTAAATGAGTTAAATGCCTTGGATTTCTACCAACAAACTTTTCCAAAATCATTGGGTTTTGAATTTGTAAAAGGCATTGTTTTACCTTTAATAGAAAGCTACAAAATTTCCATCGAAGATAAATTGCGTACATTTACCGAACACTTGTCTTTGCAAACCGCTTTGGCTTTGCCAAAAAAAAATGGCAGAATGCTCGCAACTGGTGGAGGTGCTTACAATGATTTTCTTATCGAACGTATTCAATCACATTTATCTGAAATGGAAATTATCATTCCTTATCCAAAAATATTAGAATTCAAAGAAGCTTTGATATTTGCCTTGCTCGGCGTTTTAAAATTGCGAAATGAAATCAATGTTTTGAGCAGTGTAACAGGGGCAAAAATGGATCATAGTTCAGGAATAATTTATTCTGAAACGAAATAA
- a CDS encoding DM13 domain-containing protein has protein sequence MKTKLLLLALSGLLFSCEQESDLTQAVAAPPIINEGTATLQNEGVFAPTSGITVRGNAKIFLDNGQNKLELVDFSISSGPDLKVYLSKTATPTEFVNLGNLTSATVYSIPNGVDVKQYPFVLIHCQQYNHLFAVAQLTQK, from the coding sequence ATGAAAACTAAACTTTTGTTACTCGCCCTTTCAGGATTGCTGTTTTCTTGCGAACAAGAAAGCGATCTTACTCAAGCAGTTGCTGCTCCTCCAATTATTAATGAAGGAACCGCAACACTACAGAATGAAGGTGTTTTTGCTCCAACTTCGGGCATAACGGTCAGAGGAAATGCCAAGATTTTTTTAGACAACGGTCAAAACAAACTTGAATTAGTTGATTTCAGTATTTCTAGTGGACCCGATTTGAAAGTGTATTTGTCTAAAACTGCTACTCCAACTGAATTTGTAAATCTCGGCAATTTGACATCAGCCACAGTTTATTCTATCCCGAATGGTGTTGATGTAAAACAATATCCATTCGTACTTATTCATTGCCAGCAATACAATCATTTGTTTGCAGTTGCTCAATTAACTCAAAAATAG